The Cololabis saira isolate AMF1-May2022 chromosome 20, fColSai1.1, whole genome shotgun sequence genome includes a window with the following:
- the LOC133420457 gene encoding uncharacterized protein LOC133420457, which yields MNFTLTLAVLCTLSWIRVSVSEFFTVEVHPGEEVTLRCFNFSIDPIHIFWFKLDNKLKISKISSMPGSEGNSTLYDGFKDGRFNMTSNITIIFLNIKLVDFNDSGLYFCGFNQNNHILIYSATSLQVDGKTANDFCVNSDTSTRETSLPSWILGGVILVLVVIIVFLVVKIHSLKTAPDEEQNPHHSQELDVNYARLSFRPKARKSQNLPPERETEPNVVYAATR from the exons ATGAACTTCACCCTGACACTGGCTGTACTCTGCACCCTCA GTTGGATCCGTGTGTCTGTTTCTGAGTTCTTCACTGTGGAGGTTCATCCTGGTGAAGAAGTCACGCTAAGATGTTTCAACTTTAGTATTGATCCCATTCATATTTTTTGGTTCAAACTGGACAACAAACTCAAAATTAGCAAAATCTCATCTATGCCAGGTTCTGAGGGAAATTCTACTTTATATGATGGATTTAAAGATGGCAGATTTAATATGACATCCAACATCACAATAATCTTTCTAAACATCAAATTAGTGGATTTCAACGATTCTGGATTGTATTTCTGTGGATTTAACCAAAACAACCACATACTAATCTATAGTGCAACATCGTTACAGGTTGACGGTAAGACTGCcaa TGACTTCTGTGTTAATTCAGACACATCTACAAGAGAAACATCACTGCCGAGTTGGATTCTGGGAGGTGTAATCCTCGTCCTCGTAGTGATCATCGTCTTTCTGGTTGTCAAAATCCACTCATTAAAAACTG CTCCAGATGAGGAACAGAATCCACATCACAgtcaa GAGTTGGATGTTAACTATGCAAGACTGAGCTTCCGTCCCaaagcaagaaaaagccaaaatcttccaccagagagagagacggAGCCTAATGTCGTGTATGCTGCCACAAGATGA